The Primulina eburnea isolate SZY01 chromosome 13, ASM2296580v1, whole genome shotgun sequence genome includes a region encoding these proteins:
- the LOC140808827 gene encoding uncharacterized protein isoform X1, producing MVSEALRRSFMDFQLSCTSHLPWIWVMETLARSSQVDISLLLDLVEKTQELSDDLSRNTREIVSLRILENVAFRRASTGPISSTSCSKIDLNPSERCEDVLQKILLETSASNLLSSGPDRLKWNLESFLTQKRASLTKFALQQLKVSILKGSHPVVASLKKHSDLQVGDPPEHEVSIDDVNCGIVPTHEGSEAHTQNGAANVLSNSPALPHENGLLHRNAPIEHLLLANRNGSGTFKNAGGKFCHDEMAMNNGCETCLKGAKKYKHDESMGIRQYSKGHSCPLEKIDYVGCMGKNRLSTDNECGPSKGLVGDNEVLLGVPNDKADEEQERHSINETEDENKGMLELKTSNQAMYTDEQTNNINVSNCGVPEEDFDHFCDSGYSEGRTDITIRRNAFLSSQCIYSQDSFATSDCRELNLCVKCNKGEKLLVCSSTSCPLAVHVHCLGSAMNSDTVESFYCPSCAYSRAIKQYEEAKEKTSSALKGLIAFYCFGACRESKKQLVTSNQMELDEEVEENNEVIHRNFLEGRKKCQSKTNVEDKLAEPSALNSVDCLPSQGKPIESTNQMLLTMDELDHGVKKMAQDYQSPQDRGQNHMDALVVYQLPYENLSRQDPERSDRCDRYMKIRSKKGGLCPKTESSRKRTCSLSIKSIDAEEMIDKENESACASKYFVSSRPSIHLSRRMRRSWTSAEEETLKEGVRRHFSPEDKNIPWKTILEFGAGIFQRGRTAMDLKDKWRNISKADPNS from the exons ATGGTTTCCGAAGCTTTGAGACGGTCTTTTATGGATTTCCAGCTTTCGTGTACGTCACATTTGCCATGGATATGGGTCATGGAGACACTAGCACGCTCCAGTCAAGTTGATATATCTCTTTTACTCG atttggttgaGAAGACCCAAGAATTATCTGATGATCTTAGTAGAAATACAAGGGAAATTGTGTCTTTGAGAATTTTGGAGAATGTTGCTTTCAGGAGAGCAAGTACTGGTCCGATCTCTTCCACGTCATGTTCAAAAATTGATTTGAACCCATCTGAACGTTGTGAAGATGTCCTTCAAAAAATATTACTCGAG ACATCTGCTTCGAATCTGTTATCTTCTGGACCAGATAGGTTGAAGTGGAACCTGGAGTCCTTTTTAACGCAAAAAAGAGCTAGCTTGACTAAATTTGCATTACAACAG CTTAAAGTTTCAATTCTTAAAGGAAGTCATCCTGTTGTTGCATCCCTGAAAAAACATAGTGATTTGCAAGTTGGGGATCCACCTGAACATGAAGTCTCCATTGATGATGTTAATTGTGGCATTGTGCCTACACACGAAGGAAGTGAGGCACATACTCAAAATGGTGCAGCCAATGTCTTATCGAATTCTCCTGCATTGCCTCATGAAAATGGTCTTTTGCACAGAAATGCACCCATTGAACACTTATTACTGGCTAATAGAAATGGAAGTGGCACTTTTAAAAATGCAGGAGGAAAGTTCTGTCATGATGAAATGGCAATGAATAATGGTTGTGAAACCTGCTTAAAAGGGGCCAAAAAGTATAAGCATGACGAATCCATGGGAATTCGGCAGTATAGTAAAGGACATAGCTGCCCATTGGAAAAAATAGATTATGTTGGATGCATGGGGAAAAATCGACTTTCTACAGATAATGAATGTGGTCCATCGAAGGGGCTTGTTGGTGATAATGAAGTTTTACTTGGAGTGCCAAATGACAAGGCTGATGAGGAACAGGAACGGCATAGCATCAATGAAACTGAAGACGAAAATAAAGGTATGCTGGAGCTCAAAACTAGTAATCAAGCCATGTATACAGACGAGCAAACTAATAATATAAATGTCTCAAATTGTGGTGTACCTGAAGAAGATTTTGATCATTTTTGTGACAGTGGGTATAGTGAAGGGAGGACTGATATTACAATAAGGAGAAATGCTTTCTTGAGCTCTCAATGCATATATAGCCAAGATTCCTTTGCAACATCTGATTGTCGAGAGTTAAATCTTTGTGTGAAATGTAACAAGGGCGAAAAACTATTGGTGTGTAGTTCTACCTCTTGTCCTTTAGCGGTTCATGTGCATTGTCTAGGTTCTGCCATGAACTCTGACACGGTGGAGAGTTTTTATTGTCCATCTTGTGCATATTCTCGAGCAATCAAACAGTATGAGGAAGCCAAGGAAAAAACTTCATCGGCATTAAAAGGTTTGATAGCCTTCTACTGCTTTGGGGCCTGTAGAGAATCAAAGAAACAGCTTGTAACGTCGAACCAAATGGAACTGGATGAAGAAGTGGAAGAAAATAATGAAGTGATCCATAGAAATTTCTTAGAAGGGCGCAAAAAATGTCAAAGCAAGACAAATGTGGAAGACAAACTGGCAGAACCTTCAGCATTAAACTCTGTTGATTGTCTCCCCTCACAAGGAAAACCCATAGAATCAACCAATCAAATGCTTCTCACTATGGATGAACTTGACCATGGCGTGAAAAAGATGGCACAAGACTACCAATCTCCCCAGGATCGAGGACAAAACCATATGGATGCACTGGTGGTTTATCAATTACCATATGAAAATTTATCCAGACAGGACCCAGAGAGAAGCGATAGGTGTGATAgatacatgaaaataagatcCAAAAAGGGTGGGTTATGTCCAAAAACAGAATCATCACGAAAACGAACATGCTCATTATCTATTAAATCTATTGATGCAGAAGAAATGATTGACAAAGAGAATGAGAGTGCTTGTGCTTCAAAATACTTCGTAAG CTCACGTCCATCAATTCATCTATCTAGGCGGATGAGACGCTCATGGACAAGTGCAGAAGAAGAGACACTAaag GAGGGGGTTCGAAGGCATTTTAGTCCTGAGGATAAAAATATCCCGTGGAAGACAATATTGGAATTTGGAGCCGGTATCTTCCAGAGAGGCCGTACTGCAATGGACCTCAAAGATAAATGGAGGAATATCAGCAAAGCAGATCCAAATTCCTAA
- the LOC140808938 gene encoding protein LEO1 homolog yields MVGEEKRHQMMQNLFGDQSEEEEEEEEIESEHESNRQPDYASDEVDGRPKGEGEGQGEAEIESGGEPQDLDRLHGESEDERDPSSQEVELGDQREESEDRYSESDEKEVYGQRGVTSRRRDAIDSGSERSEENHFHANEDDEVNMAQGHRSPGDEKSDQFLHSAPEIRDVFGDSDDEEQAEYEVQNQIEEGNQSPVDEEVTYEGELRPEDMIPDEDAPYDSEEEHSDAKPKEKPVGPPLELEIPLRHPPAESDKMNMIKVSNIMGIDSKPFDPNTFVEEDFYETDESGSRKRIRLENNVVRWRKVKKPDGTLSMESNARFVEWSDGSLQLLIGNEVLDISKQDAQHEQTHLFLRHGKGILQSQGSISSKMRFMPSSLSSNSHRLLTALVDSRHKKVYKVKNCITDIDPEREKEQKEKAVSQSIKASELLNRKKEKVNRKYSQPARRERQLSPGFLEDALDWEDGQDYYDSRGHRRFEEDLEMEARAEKRIINAKKGPKDIPHKSAFPGTKSSRQPVDFSESEKEESEYETEGEQDEDSPVHRRGEEAEEDYAEEEEEHEPGEEEETYVESEVEAEVRESSFHIYNFLL; encoded by the exons ATGGTGGGAGAAGAGAAGCGGCATCAGATGATGCAAAACCTGTTCGGTGACCAGTccgaagaagaggaagaagaggAGGAGATCGAATCCGAGCACGAATCTAATCGACAGCCCGATTATGCTTCC GATGAAGTAGATGGAAGACCTAAAGGCGAAGGTGAAGGTCAGGGGGAGGCAGAAATTGAGAGTGGGGGTGAACCGCAAGATCTTGATCGTTTACATGGAGAGAGCGAGGATGAGAGAGATCCGAGCtctcaagaagttgaattaggCGATCAAAGGGAAGAAAGTGAAGATCGGTATTCGGAGAGCGATGAAAAGGAGGTATATGGCCAACGAGGTGTGACAAGCAGAAGACGTGATGCCATTGACAGTGGATCAGAAAGATCTGAGGAGAATCATTTCCATGCTAATGAGGACGATGAAGTGAATATGGCCCAGGGTCACAG ATCGCCTGGTGACGAGAAAAGTGATCAATTTTTACACTCCGCGCCAGAGATACGCGATGTTTTTGGAGACTCTGATGACGAAGAACAAGCAGAATATGAAGTTCAGAATCAGATTGAAGAAGGAAAC CAATCACCTGTGGACGAAGAGGTAACTTATGAGGGAGAGCTTAGGCCGGAGGATATGATACCTGATGAAGATGCACCATATGATTCTGAAGAGGAGCACTCCGATgctaaacctaaggaaaaaccGGTTGGCCCCCCACTGGAGTTGGAGATTCCTCTGCGCCATCCTCCAGCTGAATCAGACAAG ATGAATATGATCAAAGTCTCAAATATTATGGGCATAGATTCTAAACCTTTTGATCCCAACACATTTGTGGAAGAAGATTTTTATGAGACTGATGAATCAGGATCGAGAAAGCGGATACGTTTGGAAAATAATGTTGTTCGTTGGAGGAAGGTCAAAAAGCCTGATGGCACGTTGTCT ATGGAAAGCAATGCCAGATTTGTAGAGTGGTCAGATGGAAGCCTACAGTTGCTTATTGGAAATGAAGTGCTTGATATATCTAAGCAGGATGCTCAACACGAGCAAACACATCTTTTCCTTAGACATGGAAAG GGCATTCTCCAATCCCAGGGGAGTATTTCATCAAAAATGAGGTTTATGCCTTCATCATTATCCTCTAATTCTCACCGTTTATTGACTGCTCTCGTTGATTCGAGACACAAAAAGGTTTACAAAGTCAAGAACTGCATCACTGATATTGATCCGGAGAGGGAGAAGGAGCAAAAAGAGAAG GCTGTTAGTCAATCAATCAAAGCTAGTGAACTTCTTAACCGGAAGAAGGAGAAGGTGAATCGTAAGTATTCACAACCTGCCCGCCGGGAACGTCAACTTTCACCTGGTTTTCTGGAGGATGCACTTGACTG GGAGGATGGACAAGATTATTATGATTCTAGGGGACATCGTCGTTTTGAGGAAGACCTAGAGATGGAAGCACGAGCAGAGAAGCGCATTATTAATGCGAAGAAG GGCCCAAAAGATATACCTCATAAGTCGGCATTTCCAGGTACTAAATCATCTCGACAACCAGTGGATTTCTCTGAAAGTGAGAAGGAGGAGTCTGAGTATGAAACGGAAGGGGAACAAGATGAAGATTCTCCAGTACATAGAAGGGGTGAAGAAGCAGAAGAGGATTATGCCGAAGAAGAGGAAGAACATGAGCCAGGAGAGGAGGAAGAGACTTATGTTGAATCCGAAGTGGAGGCTGAGGTAAGGGAAAGTTcttttcatatatataattttttgctTTAG
- the LOC140809879 gene encoding uncharacterized protein, whose translation MEPITPQRGSTETSRNSEPATAPASSSAARLWRPVAQRNIRNQWSKLASFRRDWSSAAAAGRSHATSIVNSYLSQKYMDGMDMKVLSDMPNIEKKARRKLFKQQELYRSKLLSSYRDMVTVVTHMVNACNSMRCYNRATSSSPLAQFSYSSKDSNDSGDCGGIPVFTFWSIALFEELAWEVVQMFISELKLKRLLVLDLLSIYDDNVAEIVGLNWSDEFYEGEFKDLCISNLLSEETCEPVLPSLESCTSSTSTIQQKQKQNCDVLQVYITTWMVDVNINRSRVDEIFTIVGSEMHVNFLQT comes from the exons ATGGAGCCAATTACTCCCCAACGAGGGTCTACAGAGACCTCCCGAAATTCTGAGCCCGCTACGGCTCCGGCTTCATCCTCGGCGGCGCGGCTATGGAGACCGGTTGCTCAGCGAAATATCCGTAACCAGTGGTCGAAGCTAGCTTCTTTTCGTCGCGACTGGAGCAGCGCTGCTGCTGCCGGCCGCTCTCATGCCACCTCCATCGTCAACTCCTACCTCTCCCAAAA GTATATGGATGGAATGGATATGAAAGTTTTGAGTGACATGCCTAACATTGAAAAAAAGGCTCGTCGGAAATTGTTCAAGCAGCAG GAGCTTTATAGAAGCAAATTGTTGTCATCTTACAGAGATATG GTAACAGTTGTGACTCATATGGTCAATGCTTGTAACTCCATGAGGTGTTACAATAGAGCGACTAGCAGCAGCCCATTAGCTCAGTTTTCTTACAGTTCCAAGGATAGCAATGATAGTGGTGACTGTGGTGGAATACCTGTTTTTACCTTCTGGTCAATTGCTCTGTTTG AGGAACTAGCATGGGAAGTTGTTCAAATGTTTATATCAGAGCTGAAGCTGAAG CGGTTGCTTGTGTTGGATTTGCTCTCAATCTATGATGATAATGTCGCAGAAATTGTTGGTTTGAATTGGTCTGATGAATTCTATGAGGGGGAATTCAAGGATCTGTGTATCTCTAACTTGCTCTCAGAAGAAACTTGTGAACCAGTGCTTCCTTCCCTTGAGAGTTGCACATCTAGTACTTCAACTATTCAACAGAAACAAAAACAGAATTGTGATGTTCTACAG GTTTATATAACAACATGGATGGTCGATGTGAACATAAATAGAAGCAG GGTGGACGAAATATTTACTATTGTGGGATCCGAAATGCATGTCAACTTTCTTCAAACATAA
- the LOC140808827 gene encoding uncharacterized protein isoform X2: MVSEALRRSFMDFQLSCTSHLPWIWVMETLARSSQVDISLLLDLVEKTQELSDDLSRNTREIVSLRILENVAFRRASTGPISSTSCSKIDLNPSERCEDVLQKILLETSASNLLSSGPDRLKWNLESFLTQKRASLTKFALQQLKVSILKGSHPVVASLKKHSDLQVGDPPEHEVSIDDVNCGIVPTHEGSEAHTQNGAANVLSNSPALPHENGLLHRNAPIEHLLLANRNGSGTFKNAGGKFCHDEMAMNNGCETCLKGAKKYKHDESMGIRQYSKGHSCPLEKIDYVGCMGKNRLSTDNECGPSKGLVGDNEVLLGVPNDKADEEQERHSINETEDENKGMLELKTSNQAMYTDEQTNNINVSNCGVPEEDFDHFCDSGYSEGRTDITIRRNAFLSSQCIYSQDSFATSDCRELNLCVKCNKGEKLLVCSSTSCPLAVHVHCLGSAMNSDTVESFYCPSCAYSRAIKQYEEAKEKTSSALKGLIAFYCFGACRESKKQLVTSNQMELDEEVEENNEVIHRNFLEGRKKCQSKTNVEDKLAEPSALNSVDCLPSQGKPIESTNQMLLTMDELDHGVKKMAQDYQSPQDRGQNHMDALVVYQLPYENLSRQDPERSDRCDRYMKIRSKKGGLCPKTESSRKRTCSLSIKSIDAEEMIDKENESACASKYFVSSRPSIHLSRRMRRSWTSAEEETLKFSAQM, translated from the exons ATGGTTTCCGAAGCTTTGAGACGGTCTTTTATGGATTTCCAGCTTTCGTGTACGTCACATTTGCCATGGATATGGGTCATGGAGACACTAGCACGCTCCAGTCAAGTTGATATATCTCTTTTACTCG atttggttgaGAAGACCCAAGAATTATCTGATGATCTTAGTAGAAATACAAGGGAAATTGTGTCTTTGAGAATTTTGGAGAATGTTGCTTTCAGGAGAGCAAGTACTGGTCCGATCTCTTCCACGTCATGTTCAAAAATTGATTTGAACCCATCTGAACGTTGTGAAGATGTCCTTCAAAAAATATTACTCGAG ACATCTGCTTCGAATCTGTTATCTTCTGGACCAGATAGGTTGAAGTGGAACCTGGAGTCCTTTTTAACGCAAAAAAGAGCTAGCTTGACTAAATTTGCATTACAACAG CTTAAAGTTTCAATTCTTAAAGGAAGTCATCCTGTTGTTGCATCCCTGAAAAAACATAGTGATTTGCAAGTTGGGGATCCACCTGAACATGAAGTCTCCATTGATGATGTTAATTGTGGCATTGTGCCTACACACGAAGGAAGTGAGGCACATACTCAAAATGGTGCAGCCAATGTCTTATCGAATTCTCCTGCATTGCCTCATGAAAATGGTCTTTTGCACAGAAATGCACCCATTGAACACTTATTACTGGCTAATAGAAATGGAAGTGGCACTTTTAAAAATGCAGGAGGAAAGTTCTGTCATGATGAAATGGCAATGAATAATGGTTGTGAAACCTGCTTAAAAGGGGCCAAAAAGTATAAGCATGACGAATCCATGGGAATTCGGCAGTATAGTAAAGGACATAGCTGCCCATTGGAAAAAATAGATTATGTTGGATGCATGGGGAAAAATCGACTTTCTACAGATAATGAATGTGGTCCATCGAAGGGGCTTGTTGGTGATAATGAAGTTTTACTTGGAGTGCCAAATGACAAGGCTGATGAGGAACAGGAACGGCATAGCATCAATGAAACTGAAGACGAAAATAAAGGTATGCTGGAGCTCAAAACTAGTAATCAAGCCATGTATACAGACGAGCAAACTAATAATATAAATGTCTCAAATTGTGGTGTACCTGAAGAAGATTTTGATCATTTTTGTGACAGTGGGTATAGTGAAGGGAGGACTGATATTACAATAAGGAGAAATGCTTTCTTGAGCTCTCAATGCATATATAGCCAAGATTCCTTTGCAACATCTGATTGTCGAGAGTTAAATCTTTGTGTGAAATGTAACAAGGGCGAAAAACTATTGGTGTGTAGTTCTACCTCTTGTCCTTTAGCGGTTCATGTGCATTGTCTAGGTTCTGCCATGAACTCTGACACGGTGGAGAGTTTTTATTGTCCATCTTGTGCATATTCTCGAGCAATCAAACAGTATGAGGAAGCCAAGGAAAAAACTTCATCGGCATTAAAAGGTTTGATAGCCTTCTACTGCTTTGGGGCCTGTAGAGAATCAAAGAAACAGCTTGTAACGTCGAACCAAATGGAACTGGATGAAGAAGTGGAAGAAAATAATGAAGTGATCCATAGAAATTTCTTAGAAGGGCGCAAAAAATGTCAAAGCAAGACAAATGTGGAAGACAAACTGGCAGAACCTTCAGCATTAAACTCTGTTGATTGTCTCCCCTCACAAGGAAAACCCATAGAATCAACCAATCAAATGCTTCTCACTATGGATGAACTTGACCATGGCGTGAAAAAGATGGCACAAGACTACCAATCTCCCCAGGATCGAGGACAAAACCATATGGATGCACTGGTGGTTTATCAATTACCATATGAAAATTTATCCAGACAGGACCCAGAGAGAAGCGATAGGTGTGATAgatacatgaaaataagatcCAAAAAGGGTGGGTTATGTCCAAAAACAGAATCATCACGAAAACGAACATGCTCATTATCTATTAAATCTATTGATGCAGAAGAAATGATTGACAAAGAGAATGAGAGTGCTTGTGCTTCAAAATACTTCGTAAG CTCACGTCCATCAATTCATCTATCTAGGCGGATGAGACGCTCATGGACAAGTGCAGAAGAAGAGACACTAaag TTCTCAGCTCAAATGTAA